One window of the Desulforamulus hydrothermalis Lam5 = DSM 18033 genome contains the following:
- a CDS encoding LysR family transcriptional regulator — MRLEQLYYLVEIYRSKTISLAAERAHISQPALSAAISKLEDELGVNILKRTNQGVYPTEIGELIIQKAQEIIESIEDIKQIAKRNSLELNGNISMAVEPGVNLTIMPEVLTNFKYNHPKVNIFVKVGESNNILRDVQSGKADFGVILKTDELMQAKDINLRELFVDELVLIAGKQSPISRQGSITLAEALAQPVVLYNTEYVTNCGISGILKRHGDFNVLFRVDNLEMLEKILLHRECVSFIPKFMAEEYGKFSEIAIIPISDVPLDITIVIIWSSRHHLSMVEKELIKGIKSTCCDV; from the coding sequence ATGCGTTTAGAACAGCTTTATTACCTGGTTGAAATATACCGCTCCAAAACGATATCGTTGGCTGCTGAACGGGCGCACATCTCGCAACCGGCCCTCAGTGCGGCCATCAGTAAGTTGGAAGACGAGTTGGGGGTTAATATCTTAAAAAGAACCAACCAGGGCGTGTATCCTACGGAGATAGGCGAATTAATCATCCAGAAAGCACAAGAAATAATCGAAAGCATTGAGGATATAAAACAAATTGCGAAAAGAAATTCTCTTGAATTAAACGGCAATATCTCAATGGCAGTGGAACCCGGCGTTAATCTTACTATTATGCCGGAAGTGCTGACAAATTTTAAGTACAACCACCCCAAGGTAAATATTTTTGTTAAGGTAGGCGAATCTAATAATATTTTGCGTGACGTCCAGTCGGGCAAAGCTGATTTCGGTGTTATATTAAAGACCGATGAGCTAATGCAGGCAAAGGATATTAATTTGAGAGAACTGTTTGTGGATGAATTAGTATTAATTGCCGGCAAACAAAGTCCCATTTCCCGTCAAGGATCCATAACTCTTGCGGAAGCCCTGGCTCAGCCGGTGGTTTTGTATAATACAGAATATGTAACCAATTGCGGCATTTCCGGCATATTGAAAAGGCATGGAGATTTTAATGTTTTGTTTAGGGTAGATAACCTGGAAATGCTGGAAAAAATACTTTTGCACCGGGAATGTGTTTCTTTTATACCTAAATTTATGGCTGAGGAGTATGGAAAGTTTAGTGAGATTGCAATAATTCCCATCAGCGACGTGCCGCTGGATATTACCATAGTTATTATCTGGTCCAGCCGCCATCACCTGTCAATGGTAGAAAAGGAGTTAATTAAAGGTATCAAATCCACATGCTGTGATGTATAA
- a CDS encoding HPP family protein, translating to MDRLDAQKQRNLSFSQRALVYFQKMRGGSCPACQPVCLASHMFNAVGSFLGMGFICLLNFYYHIPLLVPSLGASAVLLFAACHVPMAQPRNVVGGHILSAAAGVLVYQLLGHRWWTIALAVTLAILLMNLSNTLHPPGGATAFVAVYTGQGVGYIFSPVALGAIILVILAALINNCSPKRKYPTFWF from the coding sequence ATGGATCGCTTGGATGCGCAAAAGCAACGCAATTTATCATTTAGTCAACGGGCGCTGGTTTATTTCCAAAAAATGCGGGGGGGCAGCTGTCCTGCCTGTCAACCGGTTTGTCTGGCCAGCCATATGTTTAATGCCGTCGGCAGCTTTCTTGGCATGGGTTTTATATGTTTATTAAATTTCTATTATCATATCCCGTTGCTGGTACCTTCGCTGGGAGCATCTGCAGTTCTTTTATTTGCCGCCTGTCATGTGCCAATGGCTCAGCCCCGTAATGTGGTAGGAGGACATATACTTTCTGCCGCCGCCGGCGTCCTGGTCTATCAACTGCTGGGTCACCGGTGGTGGACCATTGCGCTGGCCGTCACGCTGGCTATCTTATTAATGAATTTAAGCAACACACTGCACCCGCCCGGCGGGGCTACAGCCTTTGTGGCCGTTTATACAGGCCAGGGAGTTGGTTATATATTTTCCCCGGTGGCACTGGGCGCCATTATTCTGGTTATCTTGGCTGCTTTGATTAACAACTGTTCCCCAAAAAGAAAATACCCCACCTTCTGGTTTTAA
- a CDS encoding DUF169 domain-containing protein, with product MESKIARAIEMKYQPVGVQLTDNKPAEALQFKEGRWGCVAAMMSAAAKGKTVVFDRKTFGCIGGGTGLGFGNQYVNFPGGIEYFLSTGNKEFCNTEMGKNMVRNLPALENGEGYLKSPEIGRKFIQCLPMTDVPTEYVVFKPLEKFNEDEVPKVVTFLVNPDQLSALVVLANYDRETNLNVIAPFGAGCHSIGIIPYHEDELEKPRAVLGMFDISARKCVDKDILSFTVPYKMFLEMESNVAGSFLEKHEWQRVLERNRKGERFNDNA from the coding sequence GTGGAGAGCAAAATTGCCAGGGCGATAGAAATGAAATATCAGCCGGTCGGCGTACAATTAACTGATAATAAACCGGCCGAGGCGCTACAATTTAAAGAAGGCCGGTGGGGATGTGTGGCAGCCATGATGAGTGCTGCTGCCAAGGGGAAAACGGTGGTTTTTGATCGAAAAACATTCGGTTGCATCGGCGGGGGCACCGGCCTGGGTTTTGGCAATCAGTATGTCAATTTTCCCGGCGGCATCGAATATTTCTTATCAACCGGCAATAAGGAATTTTGCAACACCGAGATGGGTAAAAACATGGTGAGAAATTTGCCCGCTCTGGAAAATGGTGAGGGATATTTAAAAAGCCCGGAAATTGGAAGAAAATTCATCCAATGCTTGCCAATGACCGATGTTCCGACAGAATATGTGGTATTTAAACCACTGGAAAAATTTAATGAGGATGAAGTTCCTAAAGTAGTTACCTTCCTGGTTAATCCCGATCAACTGTCCGCTCTGGTTGTATTGGCCAATTATGACCGCGAAACCAACCTGAATGTTATTGCGCCCTTTGGGGCCGGCTGCCATTCCATAGGCATCATTCCCTACCATGAAGACGAATTGGAGAAACCCAGGGCTGTTCTGGGGATGTTTGATATATCCGCCAGGAAGTGTGTTGATAAAGATATTTTGTCCTTTACTGTTCCTTACAAAATGTTTTTAGAAATGGAGTCAAATGTTGCGGGAAGTTTTCTTGAGAAACATGAGTGGCAAAGGGTGCTGGAGAGAAACCGAAAGGGTGAGCGTTTTAACGATAATGCTTAA
- the hcp gene encoding hydroxylamine reductase, which translates to MFCYQCEQTPKGGCTKIGVCGKDENIASLQDTIIFGLKGVAAYAYHARELGYTDPEVNKIMEEALFSTLTNVNFNLEETIKMALKVGTATVKVMDLLDKAHLDTLGVPTPVTVTNDKVEGKCILVTGHDLLALKELLKQTEGKGINVYTHSEMLPAHGYPELKKYKHLKGNVGKAWYDQRQVFEAFPGAILATTNCIMPIRKDATYADRMFCYGITGLEGVTMIEGLDFTPVIEKALALPGAPADGLWKKIVNKINGSAEEVQTFTTGFHHLNVLPLAPQIIEAVKAGKIRRFFVIAGCDAPTKGRDYYRELALAVPKDCVIITTSCGKFRFNDVDYGTVEGTGIPRFIDLGQCNNSGSAVKIALALAEAFNCGVNDLPLSIVLSWFEQKAVAILLGLFSLGVKNIYVGPKAPEFLTPGVVEVLQKTFNLQLISGDAKADLAKMLG; encoded by the coding sequence ATGTTTTGCTACCAGTGTGAACAAACTCCCAAAGGCGGTTGCACAAAAATAGGTGTATGCGGCAAGGATGAAAATATTGCCAGCCTGCAGGATACGATTATTTTTGGTCTTAAAGGTGTGGCAGCTTATGCTTACCATGCCCGGGAACTTGGTTACACCGACCCGGAAGTAAATAAAATCATGGAAGAAGCCCTGTTTTCTACCCTTACCAATGTTAACTTCAATCTTGAGGAAACCATTAAAATGGCTTTAAAGGTAGGTACCGCCACCGTTAAAGTGATGGACCTGCTGGACAAAGCTCACTTGGATACGCTGGGTGTGCCCACCCCGGTTACCGTTACCAATGATAAAGTAGAAGGCAAGTGCATTTTGGTTACCGGCCACGACCTGCTGGCTTTAAAAGAGTTGCTCAAACAAACCGAGGGTAAAGGCATTAATGTTTACACCCACTCCGAAATGCTGCCGGCCCACGGTTACCCTGAGCTGAAAAAATACAAGCACCTGAAAGGTAATGTGGGTAAAGCCTGGTACGATCAAAGACAAGTGTTTGAGGCCTTCCCCGGTGCTATTCTGGCCACCACGAACTGCATTATGCCCATCAGGAAAGACGCCACCTACGCTGACCGCATGTTCTGCTACGGCATTACCGGTCTGGAAGGCGTGACAATGATTGAAGGGTTAGACTTTACGCCTGTTATTGAGAAAGCATTGGCACTGCCCGGTGCGCCGGCGGACGGCCTGTGGAAAAAAATTGTCAATAAAATAAACGGTTCCGCTGAAGAAGTACAAACCTTTACCACCGGTTTCCACCACCTGAACGTTCTGCCCCTGGCGCCCCAAATTATTGAAGCGGTGAAAGCAGGTAAAATCAGACGCTTCTTTGTCATTGCCGGTTGTGATGCACCGACTAAAGGCAGAGATTACTACCGTGAATTGGCCCTGGCCGTTCCCAAAGACTGCGTCATTATTACTACATCCTGCGGTAAATTCCGTTTTAATGACGTTGACTACGGCACTGTCGAAGGCACCGGTATCCCCCGTTTTATTGATTTGGGCCAGTGCAACAACTCCGGTTCAGCCGTTAAAATTGCTCTGGCGCTGGCCGAGGCCTTTAACTGCGGTGTTAACGACCTGCCCCTCAGCATCGTCCTGTCCTGGTTTGAACAAAAGGCAGTAGCCATCCTGCTGGGCCTGTTCAGCCTGGGGGTTAAAAACATCTACGTTGGTCCCAAGGCACCGGAATTCCTCACCCCCGGCGTGGTGGAAGTGCTGCAAAAAACCTTTAACCTGCAACTAATCAGCGGCGATGCCAAAGCCGACCTGGCTAAAATGTTAGGTTAA